In Rhea pennata isolate bPtePen1 chromosome 20, bPtePen1.pri, whole genome shotgun sequence, a single window of DNA contains:
- the CRYBA1 gene encoding beta-crystallin A3 has product MDEAAVQPELDTFPAAKMAQTNPLPVPMGPWKITVYDQENFQGKRMEFTSACPNIMECSFDNIRSLKVESGAWVGYEHTGFCGQQFTLERGEYPRWDAWSGSNAYHIERLMSFRPICSANHKESKITVFEKDNFIGRQWELSDDYPSLQAMGWANNEVGSMKIQCGAWVCYQYPGYRGYQYVLEADHHGGDYKHWREWGSHAQTCQIQSIRRIQQ; this is encoded by the exons ATGGACGAAGCAGCAGTACAGCCTGAGCTAG aCACCTTCCCAGCAGCAAAGATGGCTCAGACAAACCCTCTGCCTGTCCCCATGGGCCCCTGGAAG ATCACCGTGTATGACCAAGAAAACTTCCAGGGCAAGAGGATGGAGTTCACTTCAGCCTGTCCAAACATCATGGAGTGCAGCTTCGACAACATCCGCTCCCTGAAGGTGGAAAGTGGCGC CTGGGTTGGTTACGAGCACACCGGCTTCTGCGGGCAGCAGTTCACTCTGGAGAGGGGCGAGTACCCCCGCTGGGATGCCTGGAGCGGCAGCAACGCCTACCACATTGAGCGCCTGATGTCCTTCCGCCCCATCTGCTCTGCT AATCATAAGGAATCCAAGATCACTGTCTTTGAGAAAGACAACTTCATCGGCCGCCAGTGGGAGCTAAGTGATGACTACCCCTCGCTGCAGGCCATGGGCTGGGCCAATAACGAAGTGGGCTCCATGAAGATCCAGTGTGGCGC CTGGGTTTGCTACCAGTATCCTGGGTACCGTGGTTACCAGTATGTCCTGGAGGCTGACCACCACGGAGGAGATTACAAGCACTGGAGAGAGTGGGGTTCACACGCCCAGACATGCCAGATCCAATCCATCAGGCGCATCCAGCAGTAG